A stretch of the Aphis gossypii isolate Hap1 chromosome 2, ASM2018417v2, whole genome shotgun sequence genome encodes the following:
- the LOC114124707 gene encoding mediator of RNA polymerase II transcription subunit 4, giving the protein MSANTSTRDKLLGLLDDFELLSRELIENLSAGRQQKINVQHQLLLTEQLVATDNEIKATLKVAEHQAEVEKKVDAIKEEIETQDQHITQMQKHFKEAENILATALFQAKQKLQSINKASKHPVSSEDLIKYAHRISASNAVCAPLTWQPGDARRPYPTDIEMRMGYLGRLSDLPLNGHIMQPQGLADMVRSNNQIDRQASQQNQFAWHSTGDMHIGVNSGVIDTRNHSKDVAEDVEVMSTDSSSSSSSDSQ; this is encoded by the exons ATGTCGGCCAACACTAGTACCCGGGATAAATTACTTGGTTTGCTCGACGACTTCGAACTGTTAAGCag AGAATTGATTGAAAATTTGAGTGCTGGACGACAACAAAAGATTAATGTTCAACATCAGTTACTCCTTACAGAACAACTCGTAGCCACGGATAATGAAATAAAGGCTACATTAAAAGTTGCAGAACACCAAGCagaagtagaaaaaaaagtagatgCTATTAAGGAAGAAATAGAAACACAAGATCAACATATCACACAAATGCAAAAACATTTCAAAGAAGcagaaaatatattg gcaACAGCGTTATTTcaagcaaaacaaaaattacaatcaaTCAATAAAGCAAGTAAACATCCTGTGTCCTCAGAAGATCTCATCAAATATGCCCACCGAATAAGTGCTTCAAATGCAGTATGTGCACCACTTACATGGCAACCGGGTGATGCACGTAGACCTTATCCTACTG ATATTGAAATGCGAATGGGCTATTTGGGCAGGTTAAGTGATCTACCACTTAATGGTCATATAATGCAACCCCAAGGTCTGGCTGATATGGTGCgatcaaataatcaaatag atcgTCAAGCCTctcaacaaaatcaatttgcTTGGCATTCAACTGGTGATATGCACATAGGAGTTAATAGTGGAGTCATAGATACTAGAAATCATTCTAAAGATGTTGCGGAAGATGTTGAAGTTATGTCTACAGATAGTAGCAGTTCTTCGTCCAGTGATTctcaatag